The genomic stretch TGTACCTGCTTTACTTATTGTGATATTGAATCCATTATCTTTACTACTGGTAGTTTCTTATAATAAATGCTGAGGGAATTTCCTGGATTCACTTAACTGCAGCTTACAGTGTGTAAGTGGCATGATGACTTGAGAGAAATTCTGCCTTGATTCTTCTTAACCTTCAGGACGGAAATCCCCTTGGTTTTAATTACAATTTAGGGTGCCTGTTAATGACATGAAACTCTTGATTTTGTTCACAGACGTCAAGAAAAGGTACATTGTTCTTGTTATGAATTACCACGTTGTGCCAAGGGACATTAAGGCTGATTTAACTGAACTGGTGAGTATTCTCTTGTTTTAGTTGTAGTTCACGTTTTCAGTGTCAATAATAATTAGATGTGGCCAATGTAATTTACCAGTAGGCCAGGTTAAACATGAAACAATGCTGGCAAGGGATCTCCTAGCCTGCCAAAAAATCCGTTTCTCCTCACTCTTcaccgctggggacgtttcgcgcggaggaatgtctgcgactcagcTGCAAAAATTCTATAGTGATGACATAAAATCTGTCCGagatccggtcagaagcgctgattggttgatggagtagttacattgttttagctattgtttatgaatgacagacaaaagacaaaaggccacaaaggtcaaatgtaaacgcgaagaatctctaacaaaacagtcatcTTTGTGGCATATactcttctctagaagaagcagttgagttttgctggagctcgttggcagatgaacaccacactttaccaaaatcaaccagaagacacgtaaaattggacaaatgtatatttggaaccccatgactaccggatttattatgtaaacattgatttgcatcatcagtatggaatttttgccaCTGAGTTGCAGACATTCCTCcacgcgaaacgtccccagtggcgaagagcgaggagaaacggatgttttcagAAGGCTAGGAGTCTCCATCATTAATCATATCAGGGGAGATCTTTGGGTATTGAAGGGCTCCGGTAATTTTACAGTCCTTTTCCTGAGGTCGGTCATTTCACTTAAGTTGCCTTCGTGTACAGTCgtttttagctgattttgcccccacccctccctccctctgGATATGTCTTGGTAGGTATCTGCAAAAGACTCTCCACTGAGGTTCTCAGGGTGGTTACCTCCTCCGTGCTCTTGCAGCTCCCCCCAGTTTGTCCAGTCACCTCCAGCAACAATTTATTCAGTGAAAAAAATCAAGTCTAACAATATTGGATGCCCTGTTAATAGCTATTAAGCTAATCTGGGTGGGGCAAGACAAGACAAAGGCGATACTGaatatttattacaaaaagaaaagaaatacaattaAAGGCAGTAGGAAACACTGGAAGTTTTCATAACAGTTATACGTGATTAGTTTAAATGTAAAGTACCGGTATTGAAATCTATTATGTCTTTTATGATACATATCATGatgtacttttctttttttagtttcaGAATCGTTTTGCTGATCAATTGACTTGGAGTGAGCTTGGGTAAAATTTGCCTTATTTCTCGCCGACACCTTTTTCTCATTGCTGTTACATACTAGTACAACTTCTGCACCACGCCTACTTATAATTCAACAACATACCTTTTTTTACTCCAAACACCAAATGCGGATCTAATTATTCCTaagatgtgaccattcaaacaaAAGGTGTGACGATTCAAAGAAACTCTTTTGGTACAATGTTTTAGCATCTACAGTGATTTAGCTAAGTAAAAGCTAAGCAGGCTTATTTAAGTCAACCAGCTTTTGCTTAACTTCACCCTTTTTGGCCAGTCACCAAAGACGTAGTCAATATAAACAACCATACTTTAACTGCGGTGCTAATATTattaaatcgttatttattttgaacataAGCTCACAAGAAGCTCAGGACATTCTAGACAAGAAGGATGAGCCTTCTTCTTCAGTTGAAGCATCAAGTGTACAGTCACCAAAGCGGGCCAGTCCAATCAGCAAAGAGCAACGAAAAATATTAACTCCTAAAGGTACAGTGACTAACCCTTTTAAACTCGCGATCATTATACGTTTTgggaactgcccacctacccctcccctaaaccatcattttgctctaagtgagctaagtaagtgttaatgttggcttaggggaggggtagatggaCAGCAAAACTCCTAACCTGTTGGTGTAGTCATTTTACTGGTAAGACACGGGGTCAGCACGGAGTTTGAAATGACGGTATACAAGTCACAGATTGACTACTAGGGATCTATAAAGTCTAATTGTGTATTCTTACAGGCAAAACTGCTCGTAAAAAGCTCTTTGACGAAGGATCAAAGTCTGCTCCGGTaaggaatttcatttttttttaaatttaagactAAAATCGTCCTTTTGTGCAATCATACGTTCTGTAGCCAAGAGTCATACCCACCCATCTCTGCACCCGAAGAGAAGTTAATTTACAAAGGGGAAATTGGCCACGCGCGGGAATATCCTCTTCATTCAACCGTAAACGTAACTTGAATTTATGGCATTCACCTTTTGAAAACCGTATTTCTTGTAGCCTGCAAAAACGTTCTCTGAGGAACTCTGGCGGATTCTTGGAGCGGTGGAGAGAGCCACTTAAAGTGCTTGCTCACAGTCTATATTTCTGACAGTCCTGATTTGTGCGACGTTTGAGTGTTTGGTTTCATGCGCATCAAACTTGGTTCATCATAAGCTGTGTTGATAATTAGGTTAATTGGCTACCGCTAAGACAGGCGTACCGGAGATTAAGCTTCAAACAATAGAGTGACTGTTGTCTCCCTTCAGTATTCCGAGTAGATGTAAAGAGCAGTGTCCCCACCTGAATATATTCAGCTAGATACGCACGGCACGGTTGAAAATTCGTGCGGACGAAAATTTAGACACCTATTGTTCAACTCCGTGTGAACAGAGCCAAAATATTGAACGATCACGTGTGAACGAACTGTCCGGTTAAATTTTTAACCAGTCGAAAATTCGTCTTGTGCCGTGTGAAAGCAGCCTTAACATTCGTGGCAGCGCACCAAAGAAAAAGTGTCTGCATGACTTGCCCAAcctcctccctccctccccccactcCACACCACCAACACGACACGCACACACAGACATCATAAAAACGATAGgtattttcatttgtttattgGTCTCAATAACATAGTAAGATGACTGGATAGCTAACAGAGCAAGTTTCTTGTACACCCAATATCGTTCAGTCTTATCTCATATGGAGGCTTGTGTGGGCGAGCGGTTAACACATCCGATGCCGGATCTGaaggtccggggttcaagcctcgccagTCGCGTTGCTTCCtaagacaaggaactttactccactttgcctctcttcacccaggtgtaaaAAATATGGGTACCGgggacatactgctggggggtaacaCTGCGATGGACCAGCATACCGTCcagggggagtagcaatactcctaggcatacTGCATGCTAAGTAAACCGGGATAAGGTCCTGTcctttgggcctttggctcttgtgcgcctttacctttaCATCACTCTCCTATTCCCGATCAATGTGACTCATTTCATGTATTTTCATCCCCTTCTCCATCAAAGTAAATCCCCATTGACATCTGTCATGTTCACTagagcctggttttcactagcgcataagtATAAGCATAAGTAGAAGTACAAGAAAAATGGGTAAGTTCGTTCctcttgtgcttgtgcttatgcttatgtcgtaGGTTTGAGTAGTGAAAACGGGGTCGACATAAGCACTagcataagcacaaggccgtggaccaatcataggtcactttgacccagacctcatgcgaacatatcaaagtgagttgtatcacgtgacaatagacggatcgaaacgcacaattactgattacgagtcttcataaccaataacatcacggcttaactgacagatgaccaataacatcacgacgtaattgaccaatcaaatcaataaccagagtataataccatcaactgacgtgataccactcactttgactctgaagatgactaccgcacaggctgtcgaaacctcagtcactgtcaacaacaacagtcctattcaggactacgttcacccggacgatcaaactcaacctacgtttgaaatgactcctgggttcaaacctttcacatatCAAAAACAATATGGCAGACTTTTCGTCCGCCATCTTCTTTATCATCGGGTTGAGGAGAGTTGGTATCgagaattgagtcaaatatGCCATTCTGCGTGTGCGTATgtccttatgcttatgcttgcgctagtgaaaaccaggcttaactAGGAAAGTTTATGTTTGTTTTACAGACCAAACTATCGGCGGCTTCCCCCGGTGGCATGGTTGAGTGTAACCTTGGGTCCGCAGAGGGCAAAAACATGGACAAATCTAACGCTTTGGATAGCGTCATACAAACACGGAGTAGGCGACGCAAAGCTTCTGCTTTCACGGAAAGTGAAGAGCCTGCGCTAACAGGCTCTCAAACAGTCAAACCAGATATCTTACTTCATCACAAGAAGATGGAATCACATATAAGTTTACTCGATCAGCATAGCAAAGAACAGAGAGAGAGCTTACAGCAACACCAGAAATTACTGGAATTTGAAAGAGGAAAATTGCGCGAGGTGGAAGAGGAAAAAGAGCGCAATCTAGGGCGAATGAGAGATTTAGAGATCACTTATTCAGCTGATAAGGAACGACTATTAGAAAGGGTCAGAATTTTAGAAACAGCGTTGCATGAGAAGGATCAGATTTTAACCCAGCAAGCTGTTAATGGAGATTTGATAAGTAACGAGTTGGAACAAGAAAGGATTTCAGTGAGGCAGCTTCAGAAAGAACTTGAACAGGAGCGTGAAGCAAACTCGGGTATGCGGAAAATTCAGAGCGAGTTGGTGCGAGTGAGCCGAGCGCTGGATGAAGAGACAGTCTTGAGAGACATGCGAGAGCAGCAGCTGAGAGAAAAGGAAACTAACTTTCACGGATTGCAGAAAACCTTAGCTGACGAACAACAAGCAAGACTTAGACTTGAAGAGGAACTACGTCAAGCAAGGGAGACCAGCGCTGAGTTAGAAAGACGGTTAGAAAACGAACGTTTGTTAAGGGAGACAAGCCGACAAGATGTTCAAACAAAAGAGGAGACAATTAGAGAGCAATCGCAACTTTTACAGCAGGAACGCGAGCTCAAGTCAGGTTTAGAGGAGAGGGTAAGAGATTTGCAAATTCATGTTGAAGAGGAAAGAAACAGGAGAATTGCAACTGAACGGGAACTGACTGAGGAAAGAATCACTTTACAGCAGGATCGAGAAAATCTGGAAAGAGAGCGAGAAATTTACCAGCAAAGAATCCGCGACAGTGAACGAACAGTGTCGGAAAGCGAGGACCGAGTACGGCAGTTGCAGTCAGCGGTCGCTGCAGCCCAGGAGGCCTTGGCCGAGTATAGGCGTCTTGAACCACGTGACTGGATCATCAGACGTGATGAGGTTATGCTGAGTGAAAAGAATTTGGGAGTTGGAGCCTGGGGCAAGGTGTACGAAGGAACGTTTCGTGGTTGCCAGGTAGCTGTTAAGCAGATTCATGATCTGATTCTTTCGCCTCATAACCGCAGATTGTTCGAACGAGAAATGAGTATTGCTTCGCGCTGTCGGCATCCTCATTTACTACAGTTTATTGGCGCTACTAACGACGATGGCAGCCCGTTATTCATAACTGAGCTACTCGACACTGATTTACGAAACATTTTAACTCAGCGCGCGTTGCACCACGAAGAAGTGGTTTGTATCGCTTTAGATGTCGCCAAGGGACTCAACTATCTTCATCTCAACAAGCCATTCCCCATCATTCATCGCGACATCAGTAGTTCAAATGTGTTACTGTGGAGACGCGATGATTGCTGGAGAGCTAAGCTGTCAGATTACGGGGCAGCAAATTTCATGCGCCAGTACATGACGTCTAATCCGGGAGCCAGGATATATGCCGCGCCTGAATCCCAGACTTCTCAGCAGTCACCAAAGGTGAGCACAAACTACTACATGTAACATGGTCTTCTGTTTATTTGGCCTGGTAATCAGGTCTTGAGCCAAACCATACCTGACTTAACTGAGACTCCtcaataggtttttcgggatgcgggatttcCCTCATTTGAAGCTCGGtattcgggattttaaagcgGAATCGGTGCCCAATCGGGGCAAGATtggggattgaaagtatgcgtgGGAGGTGCGATaccaaaaataaccctcggAACTACGGGATTACgcgaaattttgggttgggatCACGGGATTGAAGAGCCCTATGATGGTGTTTCTGTAAAGTTGACTTTGAATAATAGGAGCTCGTAGATGGCAAAGGCTGCTGGAGGGAAGGTTGGTCTGTTGTTTTCTAGTCACTGCCTCTAATCTGTAcaattaccgtatttactcggTTGAACTCGAAAGTGGAAGCAAAATTACCGATAGACGCCGCTTCTTACGAAAAGAATGCGACGTTTATTGGAAGATTACAAGAAATAAAAGGATCAACTCTGTGATCTACACCATCCAgacgatatttttttttatctccgCTAAAAAAAGCTGGCGTGACATTGGAACTTTCATTTTGACATTTAAGCCTTCCTCGAATAAATGCCGcatcgagtaaatacggtacctCTCAATGGTTACGGGCCCGTATGCTATCAAGAAAACTGTTACAGAGAATGTGCAATGACGGCGGTATTGATTGAGATAAGAACAAATGTTGAAACAGAATTGACTTTTTTCACAACAATACAACAATACTTTTTTAACAACAATACAGTAGTGTATTTCTTAAAACATTTAGAACCCTATGCCTTAGCGTTTAAACTTATTTATGATCTACCTTAGCGCGTGAAGAAATACTTGTTATAGGACTTAATGTGGCCAATCACTACACGCGAAAACTGTTACTTGCAAGGCTGTTAATCACAAGGCTTTGCTGAATGAAACGAGCAATCAGATGCTCAGTTAAAAACTGTTCTATAAAACAGTGAATGTGGATTGGAGTCACTCCCGAGAAACATTCGTATACACCTTATTCTAACACTGCTTTTTTTAATATGTTTTCGATTTTTCGTTTGTATGTTTGTCTGTTCTGTTTATTCGTCTCGATCTATCTATGGTTCGTTTTTCTTGCAGGTGGATGTTTACAGCTATGGCTTACTACTGTGCGAAATGTGTATAAGAGAACTTCCGGTTCCGCAGCAGATCCAAGATCAGATAGGCCTCGTAACTAACGGTGTGCTGAGAGAACTCATCATGCGATGTGTCGCGAGAGCCCCAGAGGCGCGTCCAACTATGAGTGAAGTCATATTCGTGTTAACGCAACAAGCAGAGTCTTTGCGGGCCGGAGGCCTGGTGACGTTAAATGGACGAACAGCCACGCTGTAAATTGACAGCGATCAGATGTGTCttgttttttgcattttattgacCTCAAGAAAGATCAGTTTCATAGACGAGAACTATAAGTGGCCTTCTTTTCGCCGGTTTAAACCATTGCTTACGAAGAGCAACGGATTTAGAAGAAATAATGTGGAATGTTTGCCTTGTCATTTTCATATGTTGATATTTTTATCATTCCAGACATatctaaatttcatttttaaacccCGTTTAACCGGTTACTTAAATGTAGATCATTTTAATCTCTGACTGCACAACAAGAGGTAAATGTGAATTAAGATTTGTTGTTAATTTGAGTATATCTTGAGTTTGGAACACCCTTTCCATATCCTAAACCCCTTCCCTTTCCCTCTGATAGGCATGCTCACTTGCAAAAGACGTTTTAGCTAACCTCGTACCCAGTGCGCGGCCGTGCGATTAAAGCTTCGT from Porites lutea chromosome 1, jaPorLute2.1, whole genome shotgun sequence encodes the following:
- the LOC140931936 gene encoding uncharacterized protein, yielding MEPFPQSKAEGTKKVIVATKNTSNNVLRARPAKGAASPRHHKNRPAKTFPSSPPANGSLINLSWHNIRNGSPEKTPLGHYQSGTSFETSSNGVRLNSSNFLSESKFNATLFSSAAGHSSHGLDDEEAMDIDHQDIDINDEAACAVATCDSASKLTEGISSAHERPRAPKHKIITDDYTADEEKNRKASSTKPMETKEESSVPIVNQEKETVTTAPDQKVTSTNSLPQKRRAIYIVLHVSTIKIGQLVGKASAPVKIYAEKVFIEMETAEGNGCKRASYHFRIPCKDLTECRVNFGGSPLLLAVKPSAAGASAIQEKFKERGTFLDPHSQDVKKRYIVLVMNYHVVPRDIKADLTELFQNRFADQLTWSELGSQEAQDILDKKDEPSSSVEASSVQSPKRASPISKEQRKILTPKGKTARKKLFDEGSKSAPTKLSAASPGGMVECNLGSAEGKNMDKSNALDSVIQTRSRRRKASAFTESEEPALTGSQTVKPDILLHHKKMESHISLLDQHSKEQRESLQQHQKLLEFERGKLREVEEEKERNLGRMRDLEITYSADKERLLERVRILETALHEKDQILTQQAVNGDLISNELEQERISVRQLQKELEQEREANSGMRKIQSELVRVSRALDEETVLRDMREQQLREKETNFHGLQKTLADEQQARLRLEEELRQARETSAELERRLENERLLRETSRQDVQTKEETIREQSQLLQQERELKSGLEERVRDLQIHVEEERNRRIATERELTEERITLQQDRENLEREREIYQQRIRDSERTVSESEDRVRQLQSAVAAAQEALAEYRRLEPRDWIIRRDEVMLSEKNLGVGAWGKVYEGTFRGCQVAVKQIHDLILSPHNRRLFEREMSIASRCRHPHLLQFIGATNDDGSPLFITELLDTDLRNILTQRALHHEEVVCIALDVAKGLNYLHLNKPFPIIHRDISSSNVLLWRRDDCWRAKLSDYGAANFMRQYMTSNPGARIYAAPESQTSQQSPKVDVYSYGLLLCEMCIRELPVPQQIQDQIGLVTNGVLRELIMRCVARAPEARPTMSEVIFVLTQQAESLRAGGLVTLNGRTATL